The Sphingobium sp. JS3065 genomic sequence CGGAGCGCTTCGAGGTCTGCTACCATCTGCTCAGCGTCACGCGGAACCATCGCGTCCGGGTGAAGGTCGCCACCGACGAGGATACGCCCGTTCCCACCGTCACGCACATCTGGCCGGTCGCCGGCTGGCTGGAGCGCGAGGTGTTCGACATGTACGGCGTCATCTTCGAAGGTAATGCCGACCTGCGCCGCATCCTGACCGACTATGGTTTCAAGGGGCATCCGCAGCGCAAGGATTTCCCGCTGACCGGCTATGTCGAATTGCGCTATTCCGAAGAGGATAAGCGCGTGGTCTATGAGCCAGTCAAGCTGGCGCAGGACTTTCGCAGCTTCGACTTCATGTCGCCTTGGGAAGGCGCGCAATATGTGCTGCCCGGCGATGAAAAGGCTCCGCAGGCGCCCGGTGCGCCGAGCGCCGCGCCCGCTTCGGCGCCTCCGCCCGCCGCGCCCAAGGGCGAGCCGAAGGCGGACACGCCCAAGACGACCGACAAGCCGGGCGTGAGTGGTGCAGGCGAGCCCACTGACAGCGAGGCGAATAAAAAGTCTGAGGACAAGGCCTGATGTCCGACTATCTGGAAAAGCTGGACCACATCACCGACGCGGCGGACCCGACGTTTGGCGACACGGAAATCCAGAATTACACCATCAACTTCGGCCCGCAGCATCCCGCGGCGCACGGCGTTCTGCGTCTGGTCATGGAACTGGACGGCGAAATCGTCGAGCGTTGCGATCCGCATGTCGGCCTGCTGCATCGCGGCACCGAGAAGCTGATCGAATATAAGACCTATATGCAGGCGCTGCCCTATTTCGACCGGCTCGACTATTGCTCGCCGCTCGGCATGGAGCATAGCTATGTGCTGGCGATCGAGAAGCTGCTGAACCTGGAAGTGCCGCTGCGCGCGCAATATCTGCGCGTGTTCTTCGCGGAGCTGACCCGCATCTGCAATCACATGCTGAACCTGGGTTCGCACGTCATGGACGTAGGCGCGATGACGCCGAACCTGTGGCTGTTCGAAATCCGCGAGGATTGCCTCAACTTCTTCGAACGCGCTTCGGGCGCCCGCATGCACTCGGCCTGGTTCCGGCCGGGCGGCGTGCATCAGGATGTGCCGCTCAAGCTGCTGACCGATATTGCCGACTGGCTCGACACCCGCCTGCCGCGCCTGTTCGAAGACGCGATGAGCCTGGTCGTCGACAACCGCATCTTCAAGCAGCGCAATGTCGACATCGCCGTGGTCAGCAAGGAAGACGCGCTGAAATGGGGCTTTTCCGGCCCGATGATCCGTGGCTCCGGCATCCCCTGGGATATCCGCAAGGCGCAGCCCTATGACGTTTATGACCGGATGGAATTCGACGTTCCGGTCGGCACCAACTATGACTGCTATGACCGGTTCATGGTCCGCGTCGAGGAAGTCCGCCAGTCGGCGCGCATCATGAAGCAGTGCTTGAGCGAAATGCCCGAAGGGCCGATCGCCAGCTTCGACCGCAAGGTTTCGCCGCCCAAGCGTGGGGAAATGAAGCGGTCGATGGAAGCGCTGATCCATCACTTCAAGCTTTATACCGAGGGCTTCCACGTCCCGGCGGGCGAAGTCTATGTCGCGACCGAAAGTCCCAAGGGCGAATTCGGCGTCTATCTGGTCGCGGACGGCTCCAACAAGCCTTACCGCTGCAAGATCCGTCCGACGGCTTTCTCGCACCTTCAGGCGATGGATTTCATGATGAAGGGCCACATGCTGGCCGATACCACCGCTGTCCTGGGCGCCATGGACATCGTGTTTGGAGAATGTGACCGCTAATGGCTGACGCAGTTCATATCCCGGACGAGGCCGAAACGCGCGCGCGCTGGGGCGCGTTTACGTGGACGGCCGAAAATGCCGAACAGGCGAAGAAGGTCATCGCCCGCTATCCCGCCGGCCGTCAGCAGTCGGCGGTGATGCCGCTGCTCGACCTCGCCCAGCGTCAGGTCGGCGCGGAAACGCAGACCAACGGCTGGCTGCCGGTGCCGGTGATGGAATATATCGCCGACCAGCTCGAAATGCCGTACATGCGCGTTTACGAGGTCGCGACCTTCTATACCATGTACAACCTCGCGCCCGTGGGCCGTTACCATGTGCAGGTCTGCGGCACGACGCCCTGCATGCTGCGCGGCTCCGACGACGTGTTTTCGGCCTGCAAGAACAAGGGTCTGGTCAAGGGCGGCACCACGCCGGACGGCCTGTTCACGCTGACCGAGGTCGAGTGCCTCGGTGCTTGCGCCAACGCGCCGATGGTCCAGATCAACGACGATAATTACGAAGACCTGACCTATGACAGCATGAGCGCGATCCTCGATGATCTCGCCGCTGGCAAGCAGCCCAAGATCGGACCGCAGATCGAGCGTCAGACGAGCTGCCCCGAAGGCGGCCCGACCACGCTCAAGGAGATGGTCACCGAAAATCACGATTACAGAGGGCAGTGGGCATGACCTTTCCTCCGTTCGCGCCGAGCCTTTCGAAGGGCCAGCCTGAGCCTGTCGAAGGCTGCAATACCTCACTTCGTTCGGCAAAAGGCTTCGACAAGCTCAGCCCGAACGGTTCTGGAGTTTCGGCATGAGCGACGTCATCGCACCCCTTGCCGACAAGGATCGCATCTTCACCAACGTCTACGGCTTCCAGGATTGGGGCATCGACGCGGCAATGAAGCGCGGCGATTGGGATAACACCAGGAAGCTGATGGAAATCGGCCAGGACGAGATCATCGAGCGGATCAAGGCGTCCGGCCTGCGCGGCCGTGGCGGCGCGGGCTTCCCGACCGGCATGAAGTGGAGCTTCATGCCCAAGGAAAGCAAGGATGGCCGTCCGAGCTTCCTGGTCATCAACGCCGACGAATCCGAGCCGGGTTCGTGCAAGGACCGCGAAATCGTCCGCCACGATCCGCACAAGCTGATCGAAGGCGCGCTGATCGCCGGTTTCGCGATGCGCGCCCGCGCCGCCTATATCTATATTCGCGGCGAATTCATCTATGAGGCGAAAGTCCTCTTCGCCGCCGTCGAGCAGGCCTATGAAAAGGGTTTCCTGGGCAAGAATGCCTGCGGTTCCGGTTATGATTTCGACGTCTTCGTCCATCGCGGCGCGGGCGCCTATATCTGCGGCGAGGAAACCGCCCAGATCGAAAGCCTGGAAGGTAAGAAGGGCCAGCCGCGCCTGAAGCCGCCTTTCCCGGCGGGCGCGGGCCTTTATGGCTGCCCGACGACGGTGAACAATGTCGAATCCATCGCCGTGGGTCCGACTATCCTGCGTCGCGGTTCCGAATGGTTTTCCAGCTTCGGGCGGGAGAATAACAAGGGCACCAAGCTGTTCCAGATCAGCGGCCATGTGAACAAGCCCTGCGTCGTCGAAGAATCGATGGGCATCAGCTTCAAGGAACTGATCGACCGGCATTGCGGCGGCATTCGCGGCGGTTGGGACAATCTGCTGGCGGTGATCCCCGGCGGATCGTCGGTTCCGCTGGTTCCGGCCGCGCAGATCATGGACGCGCCGATGGATTTCGACGGGCTGCGCGCCCTCGGCTCAGGCCTCGGCACCGCTGCCGTCATCGTCATGGACAAGTCGACCGACATCGTCCGCGCCATCAGCCGTCTCTCCTATTTCTACAAGCATGAGAGCTGCGGCCAGTGCACGCCCTGTCGCGAAGGCACCGGCTGGATGTGGCGCGTGATGGAGCGGCTGCGCTCCGGCGACGCCGACATCAGCGAAATCGACATGCTCCAGCAGGTCACCAAGCAGGTCGAAGGCCACACCATCTGCGCGCTCGGCGACGCGGCGGCCTGGCCGATCCAGGGCCTGATCCGGCACTTCCGCCCCGAAATCGAGCGGCGGATCAATGAGAACAAGGGTAGCGCCCCCGTCATGGAGGCAGCGGAGTAACCATGCCGAAGGTCAAAGTAGACGGCGTAGAACTCGAAGTCCCGGCGGGCGCCACCGTCCTCCAGGCGTGCGAGCTGGCGGGGAAGGAAATCCCGCGTTTCTGCTATCATGAGCGGCTGAGCATCGCGGGCAATTGCCGCATGTGCCTGGTCGAGGTGAAGCCCGGACCGCCCAAGCCGCAGGCGTCTTGCGCGTTGCCGGCCGCGGAAAATCAGGAAATCTTCACCCAGACCGAAATGGTGAAGAAGGCGCGGGAAGGGGTGATGGAGTTCCTTCTCATCAACCACCCGCTCGATTGCCCGATCTGCGATCAGGGCGGCGAATGCGACCTTCAGGATCAGTCGGTGGCCTATGGCAAGGGCACCAGTCGCTTCGAAGAGAATAAGCGCGCCGTCACCGAAAAATATATGGGACCGATCGTCAAGACGGTCATGACCCGCTGCATCCAGTGCACCCGCTGCGTGCGCTTTGCGGAGGAAGTCGCGGGCGTGCCGGAAATCGGCGCCATCTATCGCGGCGAGAATATGCAGATCACCACCTATCTCGAACATGCCGCCAAGAGCGAGCTTTCGGGCAATGTGGTCGATCTTTGCCCGGTCGGCGCGCTGACGTCCAAACCCTATGCGTTCGAAGCGCGTCCCTGGGAACTCAAGAAGACCCACGCCATCGACGTGATGGACGCGGTTGGCACCAACATCCGCCTCGACAGCCGCGGTCGTCAGGTGCTGCGTGCCGTGCCGCGCATCAATGACGACGTGAACGAGGAATGGGCGAGCGACAAGACCCGGCACAATGTCGACGGTCTGGTTCGCAAGCGCCTCGACAAGCCCTATGTCCGCAAGGACGGCAAGCTGGTCGCAGCGACCTGGGCCGAAGCTTTCGCGGCTGTGGCCGCCGTCAAGCATGGCGGTTCGGTCGCGGCGCTGGCGGGTGATCTGCTCGACTGCGAGACCATGTTCGCGGGCAAGGCGCTGGTCGAAAAGCTGGGCGGTTCGATGCTCGAAGGGCGTCAGACCGGCCTTGCCTATGATGTGTCGAGCCTGTCGGCGGTGAATTTCAACACCACGCTGGCGGGCCTTGAGACTGCCGACGCGATCCTGCTGGTCGGCACCAATCTGCGCTGGGAAGCGCCGCTCGTGAACACCCGCATCCGCAAGGCGATCAAGAAGGGCGCGAAGGTCTTCGCCCTCGGCCCGCAGGTCGACCTCACCTACAAGGTGGAATGGCTGGGCAATGATGCTTCGCTGCTGGCGAAGCTGCCGGAATCGGTGGTCGAGGCGTTCGGCCAGGCGGCGCGTCCGGCGATGATCGTCGGCGGCGGCGTGCTGGCGAAGGACGGTGCGCATGGCGATACGCTGGCGCTGGTCGAGACGCTCGGCCTGATCAAGGACGCCGCTTCGACAGGCTCAGGACAGGGCTGGAACGGTTACAACGTCCTGCACTTCGCGGCGGCGCGCATGGGCGGGCTGATGCTCGGCTATGCGACGCAGGGCGGCATCAAGGCGGTGGCGGCGGCCAAGCCCAAGCTGCTCTTCTCGCTGGGCGCGGACGAAGTCGACTATGCGGCGTTCCCCGACAGCTTCAAGGTCTATGTCGGCCACCATGGCGACAAGGGCGCGCATGCAGCGGACGTGATCCTGCCGGGCGCCAGCTACGCCGAAAAGGCGGGCACCTACGTCAATCTGGAAGGCCGGGTGCAGCGCGGCGAAAAGGCAGTGTTCGCGCCGGGCGACGCCCGCGAGGACTGGTCGATCCTGCGCGCCTTGTCCGAAGTGCTGGGCGCGACCCTGCCCTTCGACAGTTTCGAGGCTCTCCGCGTTGAAATGGCGAAGGCGGTTCCGGCGCTCGCGCAAGAGGGTCTGGCCGATTATGGCTGGTCCGCGCCAAAGCTGCCGACCGGCGCGACCGGCGAATTCGGTTCGCCGATCAAGGATTTCTACCTGACCAACGCCATCTGCCGCGCCAGCCCGACGATGCAGCAATGCTCCGCCGAACTGATCCATGGTCAGACTTTTGCGGAGGCCGCAGAGTGACCGCTTTCTTCCAAAATCTCGGCCTGCCGTTCGAAGGCGCCTGGCTGCTTTCGACGATCATCGGCATTTTGGTGATCGCTCTGCCCCTGATGCTGGCGGTGGCGATGATCATTTATGCCGACCGCAAGATCTGGGCGGCGATGGCGCTGCGCCGCGGTCCGAACGTCGTCGGCCCCTTCGGCCTGCTCCAATCGTTCGCGGACGGCGCCAAGGTCTTCCTTCAGGAAACCATCATCCCCTCGGCATCGAACCGGACCTTGTTCCTGATCGCGCCGATCATCACCTTCACCGTCGCGCTGATGGCCTGGGCGGTCATTCCGTTCCAGGTGGGCGTGGTGCTGGCCAACATCAATGTCGGCCTGCTCTACATCCTCGCCATCTCATCGCTCGGCGTCTATGGCGTGGTGCTGTCGGGCTGGGCGTCCAACTCCAAATATCCCTTCTATTCCGCGATCCGCGCCAGCGCGCAGATGATCAGCTATGAAGTCTCGATCGGGTTCATCCTGATCTGCGTCGTCCTGTGGGCGGGCAGCTTCAACCTGACCCAGATCGTCGAAAGCCAGAAGGGCTATTATGGCTTCTTGAACGGCAACGGCTTCAACCCGCTGCTCTTCCCGATGGCGATCATGTTCCTGATCTCGGCCATGGCGGAAACGGCGCGTGCGCCCTTCGACCTGACCGAAGCGGAATCGGAACTCGTCGCCGGTTACCAGACCGAATATTCGTCCATGGCCTTCGCGCTGTTCTGGCTGGGCGAATATGCGAACGTCATCCTGATGTGCGCCTTGAACGCGATCCTGTTCTGGGGCGGTTATCTGCCGCCGTTCGACTGGGCGCCGCTCTATTATGTACCGGGCATCGTCTGGCTGTTCGCCAAGATCCTGTTCTTCTTCTTCGTCTTCTCCTGGGTGAAGGCGACGGTGCCCCGTTACCGTTACGACCAGCTTATGCGGCTGGGCTGGAAGATTTTCCTGCCGACCTCGCTGCTGTTCGTCTTCCTGGTTTCGGGCTTCCTCATGCTGACGCGCTATGGAGGCGCACAATGAGCCTCGGTTACTACGTCAAAAGCTTCACCCTCTGGGAGTTTGTGAAGGCGCACTGGCTGACCTTGAAATATTTCTTCAAGCCCAAGGCGACGATCAACTATCCGTACGAGAAGAACCCGATTTCGCCGCGCTTCCGGGGTGAACATGCGCTGCGCCGCTACCCCAATGGGGAAGAACGCTGCATCGCGTGCAAGCTGTGCGAGGCGATCTGCCCGGCGCAGGCAATCACCATCGAGGCGCAACCGCGCGAGGACGGCAGCCGCCGCACAACGCGGTACGACATCGACATGACCAAGTGCATCTATTGCGGCTTCTGCCAGGAAGCCTGCCCGGTGGACGCGGTGGTCGAGGGGCCGAATTTCGAGTTCGCGACCGAAACCCGCGAGGAGCTGATCTACGACAAGGCCAAGCTCCTTGAAAATGGCGACAAGTGGGAGCGGGCGATCGCCGCGAACCTTGCCGCCGATGCACCCTATCGTTAAGCCGCCGGCGTCAAAGGGAATATGATCCTGTGATTCACGTCCTCGCCTTCTACCTGTTCGCCATTTTGGTGGTGAGCAGCGGCGCGCTCACGATATTGTCGCGCAATCCAGTCCATTCGGTCCTCTGGCTGATCCTGGCCTTCTTCAACGCGGCGGGCCTGATGGTCCTGCTGGGCGCAGAATTCATCGCGATGCTGCTCGTCATCGTCTATGTCGGCGCGGTCGCCGTGCTGTTCCTGTTCGTGGTCATGATGCTCGACATCGACTTCGCCGAACTGCGCGCCGGTTTCGTCAACTACCTCCCGTTCGGGCTGCTGATCGCCTTCGTGCTGCTGGCGGAGATCGTTCTGGGCATCGGCCTGTGGAGCGCCGGTCCCATCGAACTGGCGCAGCGCGCCGCGCCGGTGAACCCGGAACTTTCGAACATCCAGGCAATCGGCGGGCTGCTCTACACCCGCTATATCTTTCTGTTCGAAGCGGCGGGCATCGTGTTGCTGGTCGCGATGATCGGCGCGATCGTGCTGACCCATCGTGCCCGCGGCGGCGTGAAGGGCCAGAATATCGCGAAGCAGAACCGCCGCCGTCCGCAGGATGCCGTGCGCAACGTCAATCAGCCCGTGGGGCAGGGGGTGGAATTGTGATCAATCCCAACCGCGTCATGCCAGCGCAGGCTGGCATCTCGTGCCTCATCGCGCAACGGCCTCAGGCCCCGGCTTTCGCTGGGGTGACGGCCTCGTTTCAGGGGATGCCGTCATGATCGGCCTTCAGCACTATATGGTGGTCAGCGCGATCCTCTTCGTGATGGGCGTGCTGGGCATCTTCATCAATCGCAAGAATGTCATCATCATCCTGATGGCGATCGAACTGATCCTGCTCAGCGTGAACATCAATCTCGTCGCCTTCAGCGCCTTCCTGGGCGATCTGGTCGGCCAGGTGTTCAGCATGTTCGTGCTGACCGTCGCGGCGGGAGAGGCGGCCATCGGCCTTGCCATCCTCGTCATTTACTTCCGTGGTCGCGGCACCATCGCCGTCGACGATGTCAACCGGATGAAGGGCTAAAGCTCGATGATCCAGCTTATCGTCCTTCTCCCGCTGCTGGCTGCTGCCATCGCCGGTCTTGGCAACAAGGCCCTTGGCAAGCTGCCTGCAAAGATCGTTACCACCGGCGCGCTATTCGCATCCTGCGCGATGAGCTGGCCGATCTTCATCGGCTTCCTGACCGGCCATGCCGAACCCACTGTGGCGCCGGTCTTCACCTGGATCCAGTCGGGCAGCTTCGATGCCCAATGGGCGCTGCGGGTCGACACGATGACGGCGGTCATGCTGGTGGTCATCACCAGCGTGTCCAGCCTCGTCCACCTCTATAGCTGGGGCTATATGGAGGAGGAGCCGGATCAGCCGCGCTTCTTCGCCTATCTGTCGCTCTTCACCTTCGCGATGCTGATGCTCGTGACGGCGAACAATCTGTTGCAGATGTTCTTCGGCTGGGAAGGCGTGGGCCTCGCCTCCTATCTGCTGATCGGCTTCTGGTTCCGCAAACCCTCCGCCAATGCCGCTGCGATCAAGGCGTTCGTCGTCAACCGCGTCGGCGATCTTGGCTTCATGATGGGCATTTTCGGCACCTATCTGGTGTTCAACACCATCTCCATCCCGGAAATCCTGGCCGCCGCGCCCTCCATGGCCGGTTCGACCATCGGTTTCCTGGGCCACCGTTTCGACACCATGACCGTGCTCTGCCTGCTGCTGTTCGTAGGCGCCATGGGCAAGTCGGCGCAGTTGGGCCTCCACACCTGGTTGCCGGACGCAATGGAAGGCCCGACCCCGGTGTCCGCGCTGATCCACGCGGCCACCATGGTGACCGCAGGCGTGTTCATGGTGTGCCGCCTGTCGCCCATGTTCGAAACCTCGCCCACGGCCCTGGGGTTCGTGACCTTCATCGGCGCGGCCACCTGTCTGTTCGCGGCGACCGTGGGCACGGTGCAGAACGACATCAAGCGCGTCATCGCCTATTCGACCTGTTCGCAGCTTGGCTACATGTTCTTCGCGGCGGGCGTCGGCGCTTATGGCGCGGCGATGTTCCACCTCTTCACCCACGCCTTCTTCAAGGCGCTGCTGTTCCTGGGCGCGGGTTCGGTCATCCATGCGATGCACCATGAACAGGACATGCGTTACTATGGCGCGTTGCGGAAGGAGATCCCGATCACCTTCTGGACGATGACGCTGGGCACGCTGGCCATCACCGGCGTCGGCCTTCCGCTCGTCGGCGTGGGTTTCGCGGGCTTCTATTCGAAGGACGGCATTCTCGAAGCGGCCTATGCTTCGGGCGGTGCGGGCGTCGGCGCCTATCTGGTCGGCGTATTCGCGGCGCTGCTCACCAGTTTCTATAGCTGGCGTCTGGTGTTCCTGACCTTCTTCGGCAAACCGCGCTGGGCCGCTTCGGAGCATATCCAGCACGCAGTCCACGGCCATCATGAATCGCCGGAGGAAGAAACCGAGCATGACGGCCATGGCCATCATGATGATCACGGCCACGAACCGACCGGCACGGCGGGTTATCATCCGCATGAAAGCCCGTGGGTCATGCTGATCCCGCTGGTGGTGCTGAGCCTGGGCGCGGTGTTTGCGGGCTTCCTTTTCCACGACCAGTTCATCGGTTCGGAAGGCGGCGTCGAATTCTGGAAGGGTGCGCTCGCGTTCGACAGCCATCTGATGCACGCCGCTCATGAAGTGCCGACCTGGGTCAAGTTCGGTCCGTTCACGGTGATGCTGACGGGTCTGGTGATCGCCTGGCTGGCATATCTCAAATATACCGACTGGCCGCGGCGCTTCGTCGCCACGTTCAGCGCGCTCTACCAGTTCCTGCTCAACAAATGGTATTTCGACGAGTTGTACAACTTCATCTTCGTCAAGCCTGCCTTCGCCATCGGCCGCTTCTTCTGGAAGTTCGGTGACGTGGGCTTCATCGACCGCTTCGGACCCAACGGTCTGGCCGCGCTGGTCGTGCAGGGCAATAAAGTCACCCGTCGGCTTCAGTCCGGCTACCTCTATACCTACGCGCTGGTGATGCTGATCGGCCTCGCCGCGGCCGCAACCTGGGCGATGACACGATAATGGACGGCTTCCCCATCCTTTCCCTGATGATGGCAGTGCCGATGGCGGGGGCCATCGCCTGCCTGTTCGCAGGCGCCAATCAGGCCCGCTGGATCGCGTTGCTCGCAACGCTGGCCGATCTGGTGCTGGGCATTATCCTCTGGATGAACTTTGACCAGTCGGGCGGTGCGGCCCAATGGCAGTTCCAGGAATATGCGCCGATCTTCGGGCGTTTCGCCTGGGCGCTGGGCATTGACGGCATCGCGCTGCTGCTGATCGCGCTGACCGTGTTCCTGATGCCGATCTGCATCGGCGCAAGCTGGCTCTCGATCGAGAAGCGCGTACAGGAATATATGGCCGCTTTCCTGTTCATGGAGGTGCTGATGATCGGCGTCTTCACGGCGCAGGATCTCTACCTCTTCTACATCATGTTCGAAGCCGGCCTGATCCCGATGTATCTGATCATCGGCATCTGGGGCGGCGCGGATCGCATCTACGCTTCGTATAAATTCTTCCTCTACACGCTGCTCGGATCGGTGCTGATGCTGATCGCGATGATGTGGATGGTGCATGAAGCGGGCACGACCGACATCCCGACGCTGATGGCCTATAATTTCGATCCGCACATCCAGACCTGGCTGTGGCTGGCCTTCTTCGCCAGCTTCGCGGTGAAGATGCCGATGTGGCCGGTCCATACCTGGCTGCCCGACGCGCACGTTCAGGCGCCGACGGCCGGTTCGGTCATTCTGGCGGGCGTGCTGCTGAAGATGGGCGGTTACGGCTTCATCCGTTTCTCGCTGCCCATGTTCCCGGAAGCCTCGGCGCAGTTGGCGCCGCTGGTCTGGGGCCTGTCGATGGTCGCGGTGGTCTATACCAGCCTCGTCGCGCTGGTGCAGTCGGACATGAAGAAGCTGATCGCCTATTCGTCGGTTGCGCATATGGCGATCGTCACTATCGGCCTGTTCGCCTTCAACCAGGCCGGTCTGGAAGGCGCGATGATGGTGATGCTGGGCCATGGTCTGGTGTCGGGCGCGCTGTTCCTGTGCGTCGGGGTCATCTATGACCGGCTGCATACGCGGGAGATCAACCGCTATGGCGGCCTCAGCATCAACATGCCGAAATATGCGGTGCTGTTCATGCTGTTCACCATGGCGTCGGTCGGCTTGCCGGGCACGAGCAATTTCGTCGGTGAATTCCTGTCGTTGATGGGCATTTACCAGGCGTCTAGCTGGGTCGCGCTGGTCGCCACCACGGGCATCATCCTGGGCGCGGCCTATATGCTCTATCTCTATCGCCGCATTTGCTATGGCGAACAGAAGAATGCGGACGCGGCGGCCATGCCCGATCTGTCGATGCGGGAAATGTGGCTGCTGGCGCCCATCGCCGCGGCTGTGCTGTGGATGGGCGTCTATCCGGAGAGCTTCCTGGCGCCGATGCGTCCGGACATCCGCGCTCTGGAAGCCCGCCTCGCCCCCGCCGCTCCGGCGGGAGATTCCCAGATCAAGATGGGCGCGCCCAAGCCTGTCGAGGACGCCCACCATGAAGAAGCACCCGCAATGTCTCATGAAGAAGCGTCGGGGGAGGCGCACTGATGATTGATTCCGCTTCCCTTCTGGCGGTCCTGCCGGAACTGATATTGACGGCTGGCGGCCTGATCCTGATGCTGATCGCGGCCTATGGCGGCGACAAGTCGGCGCGGGTCGTCAACTGGTTGTCGGTCGTCACCCTGATCGTCGCGGGTCTGGCGTTGACCTGCTCGCTGGCCCATGGGCCGGTGGCCTTTGACGGGCTGGTCCGCGCCGACGCCTTCTCTGTCTTCGCCAAGGCGCTGATCTATGGCGCGGCGGCGGCGGCGATCCTGCTCGCTCCGCGTTATTTTTCGGTCGGTGGCGTCCCGCGCCCCGAATATCCGGTACTGATCCTCTTCGCCGCCATCGGCATGGGGATGATGGTGTCGGCGGGCGACATGCTGACTCTCTATGTCGGTCTCGAAATGAACAGCCTTGCCTCCTATGTGCTGGCAAGCTTCATGCGGCAGGATGAGCGGTCCTCCGAAGCGGGCCTTAAATATTTCGTCCTGGGGTCGCTGGCGAGCGGCATCCTGCTTTACGGCATTTCGCTGCTCTACGGCTTCACCGGCAGCACGGCGTTTGACGGCATCGCCGTCGCGCTGGGCGACGGCGTGTCGAAGGGCGAGCTGTTCGGCCTGGTCTTCGTGCTGGCGGGCCTGGCGTTCAAGATCAGCGCCGTGCCGTTCCACATGTGGACACCGGACGTCTATGAAGGCGCGCCGACCCCGGTGACGACCTTCTTCGCCAGCGCGCCCAAGGTCGCGGCCATCGGCCTGACCGTCCGCGTGGCGATAGAGGCGCTGGGTCCGGCGGGTCTGGACTGGCAGCAGATCGTGATCTTCGTGGCGCTGGCCTCGATCCTGTTCGGCGCGGTCGCGGCCATCGGCCAGACCAACATCAAGCGTCTGATGGCCTATTCGTCCATCAACAATGTCGGTTTCGCGCTGATCGGCCTGGCTGCGGGCACACCGGCTGGGGCGGCGGCGACGATGAGCTATATGGCGATCTATGTCGTCATGACCATCGGCGGCTTCGCCTGCATCCTCCAGATGCGCGATGCCGACGGCAAGCCTGTCGAGACCATCGCCAGCCTTGCGGGACTGTCGCGTTCGCGCAAGGGGCTGGCGGCGGCGCTGGCGATCTTCATGTTCTCCATGGCGGGCATTCCGCCGCTCTTCGGCTTCTGGGCGAAGTTCCTGGTGTTCGACGCGGCGGTCGCGGCGGGCCTGACGGCGCTGGCGGCTTTCGGCATCGCCATGTCGGTAATCGGCGCCTTCTATTATCTGAAGATCATCAAGACGATGTATTTCGACGAACCGGCCGCGCCCTATGAAGCGCGGGGCGGGGCGGTCGAGAATGTCATATTGACGGCCTGCGCGGCGGTGATCGTCTTCGGTTACTTCCTCAACCCGCTGCTCGACAAGGCGAGTGCGGCGGCAGCGGCGTCGCTGTTCTGACCGAGCTTCGTTTCGTAGAGGAAACCGGCTCCACCAATGCCGACATGCTGGCGTTGGCGGAGCAGGGCGTTCCCGAAGGCTGCTGGCTGCGCGCCGGACGCCAGACCGGCGGGCGGGGCCGCATGGGACGCGACTGGGAAAGCCCCGACGGCAATCTTTACTGCTCCACCGTGATCCGCCTGCGG encodes the following:
- a CDS encoding NADH-quinone oxidoreductase subunit C, producing the protein MGHSAPKIATIDGIAQEIAGLLGSMLIETVDQADELSFTVVREKLADAMVLLRDRAQYQQLMEIAGVDYPERPERFEVCYHLLSVTRNHRVRVKVATDEDTPVPTVTHIWPVAGWLEREVFDMYGVIFEGNADLRRILTDYGFKGHPQRKDFPLTGYVELRYSEEDKRVVYEPVKLAQDFRSFDFMSPWEGAQYVLPGDEKAPQAPGAPSAAPASAPPPAAPKGEPKADTPKTTDKPGVSGAGEPTDSEANKKSEDKA
- a CDS encoding NADH-quinone oxidoreductase subunit D, with protein sequence MSDYLEKLDHITDAADPTFGDTEIQNYTINFGPQHPAAHGVLRLVMELDGEIVERCDPHVGLLHRGTEKLIEYKTYMQALPYFDRLDYCSPLGMEHSYVLAIEKLLNLEVPLRAQYLRVFFAELTRICNHMLNLGSHVMDVGAMTPNLWLFEIREDCLNFFERASGARMHSAWFRPGGVHQDVPLKLLTDIADWLDTRLPRLFEDAMSLVVDNRIFKQRNVDIAVVSKEDALKWGFSGPMIRGSGIPWDIRKAQPYDVYDRMEFDVPVGTNYDCYDRFMVRVEEVRQSARIMKQCLSEMPEGPIASFDRKVSPPKRGEMKRSMEALIHHFKLYTEGFHVPAGEVYVATESPKGEFGVYLVADGSNKPYRCKIRPTAFSHLQAMDFMMKGHMLADTTAVLGAMDIVFGECDR
- the nuoE gene encoding NADH-quinone oxidoreductase subunit NuoE; the protein is MADAVHIPDEAETRARWGAFTWTAENAEQAKKVIARYPAGRQQSAVMPLLDLAQRQVGAETQTNGWLPVPVMEYIADQLEMPYMRVYEVATFYTMYNLAPVGRYHVQVCGTTPCMLRGSDDVFSACKNKGLVKGGTTPDGLFTLTEVECLGACANAPMVQINDDNYEDLTYDSMSAILDDLAAGKQPKIGPQIERQTSCPEGGPTTLKEMVTENHDYRGQWA
- the nuoF gene encoding NADH-quinone oxidoreductase subunit NuoF, with the protein product MSDVIAPLADKDRIFTNVYGFQDWGIDAAMKRGDWDNTRKLMEIGQDEIIERIKASGLRGRGGAGFPTGMKWSFMPKESKDGRPSFLVINADESEPGSCKDREIVRHDPHKLIEGALIAGFAMRARAAYIYIRGEFIYEAKVLFAAVEQAYEKGFLGKNACGSGYDFDVFVHRGAGAYICGEETAQIESLEGKKGQPRLKPPFPAGAGLYGCPTTVNNVESIAVGPTILRRGSEWFSSFGRENNKGTKLFQISGHVNKPCVVEESMGISFKELIDRHCGGIRGGWDNLLAVIPGGSSVPLVPAAQIMDAPMDFDGLRALGSGLGTAAVIVMDKSTDIVRAISRLSYFYKHESCGQCTPCREGTGWMWRVMERLRSGDADISEIDMLQQVTKQVEGHTICALGDAAAWPIQGLIRHFRPEIERRINENKGSAPVMEAAE
- the nuoG gene encoding NADH-quinone oxidoreductase subunit NuoG, whose amino-acid sequence is MPKVKVDGVELEVPAGATVLQACELAGKEIPRFCYHERLSIAGNCRMCLVEVKPGPPKPQASCALPAAENQEIFTQTEMVKKAREGVMEFLLINHPLDCPICDQGGECDLQDQSVAYGKGTSRFEENKRAVTEKYMGPIVKTVMTRCIQCTRCVRFAEEVAGVPEIGAIYRGENMQITTYLEHAAKSELSGNVVDLCPVGALTSKPYAFEARPWELKKTHAIDVMDAVGTNIRLDSRGRQVLRAVPRINDDVNEEWASDKTRHNVDGLVRKRLDKPYVRKDGKLVAATWAEAFAAVAAVKHGGSVAALAGDLLDCETMFAGKALVEKLGGSMLEGRQTGLAYDVSSLSAVNFNTTLAGLETADAILLVGTNLRWEAPLVNTRIRKAIKKGAKVFALGPQVDLTYKVEWLGNDASLLAKLPESVVEAFGQAARPAMIVGGGVLAKDGAHGDTLALVETLGLIKDAASTGSGQGWNGYNVLHFAAARMGGLMLGYATQGGIKAVAAAKPKLLFSLGADEVDYAAFPDSFKVYVGHHGDKGAHAADVILPGASYAEKAGTYVNLEGRVQRGEKAVFAPGDAREDWSILRALSEVLGATLPFDSFEALRVEMAKAVPALAQEGLADYGWSAPKLPTGATGEFGSPIKDFYLTNAICRASPTMQQCSAELIHGQTFAEAAE